A genomic stretch from Kogia breviceps isolate mKogBre1 chromosome 1, mKogBre1 haplotype 1, whole genome shotgun sequence includes:
- the SPATA46 gene encoding spermatogenesis-associated protein 46 translates to MENSSHFSISGPQIPSSAWTTFPDITSSHATSLPGIAKTVFPTEASSPAQVLLPQYQSSALRHGVLYTVLSAGCILEDHPDSEQLRRNCTIYRPWFSPYSYFVFKDKENHLDTYSFPELRLNEGRGDNCLPEDTAESICSSSSSSENPYPQEATKKSRPGLDSIDYITTQDILRASKWHLAQQNGYKCAACCRMYPTLHSLKSHIKEGFKEGFSCKVYYRKLKTLWGKGQKSWPGDRLSSGSCQAFK, encoded by the exons ATGGAGAACTCCTCACACTTCAGCATTTCTGGACCTCAAATCCCTTCCTCTGCTTGGACTACTTTTCCTGATATCACGTCCTCACATGCCACCAGCTTGCCAG GCATTGCAAAGACAGTGTTCCCCACTGAGGCGTCCAGCCCAGCTCAGGTCCTGCTACCCCAGTACCAAAGCAGTGCTCTCCGGCATGGGGTGCTCTACACAGTGCTCTC TGCAGGCTGCATCTTGGAGGACCACCCAGACAGTGAGCAGCTGAGGAGGAATTGCACCATCTACCGGCCCTGGTTCTCTCCTTACAGCTACTTTGTATTCAAGGACAAAGAGAACCACCTGGACACCTACAGCTTCCCAGAACTGCGGCTGAATGAGGGCAGGGGGGACAACTGCCTCCCAGAGGACACGGCTGAGAGCATCTgctcatcctcttcctcctcagagaACCCCTACCCCCAAGAGGCCACCAAGAAATCCAGGCCCGGCCTGGATTCCATAGACTACATCACAACCCAGGACATCCTAAGGGCCTCCAAGTGGCACCTGGCCCAGCAGAACGGCTACAAGTGTGCGGCCTGCTGCCGTATGTACCCGACGCTGCACTCCCTCAAGAGCCACATCAAGGAGGGCTTCAAGGAGGGCTTCAGCTGCAAGGTGTACTATCGCAAGCTCAAAACCCTCTGGGGCAAGGGGCAGAAGTCCTGGCCGGGAGACAGGCTTTCCTCAGGCAGCTGCCAGGCCTTCAAGTAG